Within Equus przewalskii isolate Varuska chromosome 9, EquPr2, whole genome shotgun sequence, the genomic segment TAGTTTCCCCAAAtccttttggtaacttgaaatcttAGGGTTTTGCTAACTTAAATTAAATTTTGGGTAGTCGTtaagtatctagatcatttccaaataagataacataCTGAAGCATTAATTACTGAACACAGGTTTATCCACTTTTGGCTTCCTTTTATAGAGgaactaaagatatttgggtctattaACAGAAATGTTTTGtgccacaatgaaaaatattactATGAGAAAgcatatgtttctagaaattataaaaagaatttataaatttgccaaacCACAGAATGCTAACGTGAAAGACGGTTCACAATTGTTTACGTCTTTATTTTCACTAGAAAGTAAAGTTTTTAAGGATTAAGAATTCTAACCACATGTAATTAAATCTACTAAAAGTAATAAGGGAAACATTTCTGAATGCAAGGAAAGATGTGTGCTTTAGGTAAAAGAATATGTGAGGAGCTGAGACGCATTTTcgttgaggaaaaagaaagtaattttgtcctaaagtGAGACTGATTATTTCAGAGTGGGAAAGATGAAAAGCATAGGGcaaaattttagaagtttttgtGGACAAGCAAtcttgggaaaataattttatgtgtgGTCAAGCTGGCTGAGAATAGAATTAAgttatttaagcaaaaaaaaaaaagagttttaacaTCAAAAGTACACTAGTGCAAAATTAGAATTGGTTTTCTCTCAGCTAAAAGGACAAAATTTTCTTGGACTTTTCAACTGCCTTTGATAACAGATTGTGaaagtttctttaccttttaagtgATTTGCCTAGAAAGAAAAGATCctatgttttattaaatttatcaaaataaaattctaaattaagtCTTTTTGAGCTCAAAataactttgggattttccagagggCCCACGGAACATCTCAAAAGACTTGTTCTCTGTCTTTCTAAACAGAGAGATGTTAAATTAATTgggcttatttgatatgttaaattacgtGGGAAGCACTGTCAAATAAGAAGTAATACCAAGCCTTTTTTATGCTGTATTTATGTAGGTATATGTTGTAAGTCTTGAAGAAATTGTATTAAATTACTGGAAATctgatatgtcctggtataatgttaccagtcataattccagttattatcttaaaacgttgtatatcacagaaataaccagATTTTCTTGTCAATTTcattataatgaactctcatcagatcttAACTACGGTCATTTTTAAGTCTGGTCATTTACAGTTATGTTTTTTACTCAGATGCTCTTGGAAAAGTGTTCTTGCAAAATTACTTCATATTCAAGGAGAATCATGCAAAGGACTTGACAAGTACAGGTTTCTAATAACTTGatatcataaaactgaactgggtaagaatttcCAGAACTAATGAAAAAACTGGATTCAAGCCCAATGGTATTAattacatgggactgaatgaactgaggaggatgattataatttttcatgactttttgtttgagACATTATTGGTtccttaatgttttgtttttccagatttagggaaatcttttctcttaagcgACCTATAACTTGCACAAATTTGATAAAGTATACCTTTGTAAACAAAGATGaatcatttactttttctccctatctcATCTCTCCAGAGTTCAAAAACTCTTTTGAGTATTCTTTTCACAGCAATACAGTTAGTTATTTCAATAAATCCAATAAGAATCCATTCTCCTCATAACAGGACATAATTGGAAACATTCGTTATATTACCAAGACTTTGACTGGAATATTGTATTTGAGAGAGATgtgcatagactcagatatgcCAGACAGCTTTTAAAAACTAAGGTTGACATTATTGAGCCAATAAAGCCCCTTAAAAtaattggcctggtaccttgcttacaaGTTTCCAGCAAAGCAATCTTCAAAAGAGCGTATGTCaatcactattcttgctgcacttatgtaaataatcagaCCAAGTTTAATGCAAACAAATTAGTTTTGCTGTGattatctttgggaaaaaatggggtgattataaagagaaaaattgtgtTTGCACCTTTCTAGATATTAGCTTCTAGTCCTCTCAATTGTCTTTGAAGTTTTGAGATATACtggtaaactggactggatcttgaattcttttggtttcctcaaatatctggctacaaCTCTCCAAACCAATGTTTCCGATTTTCTCCCACCCTTCTGATCAGAATCACTAAGAACAAAGACTACCCTTGAACCTCCTTGGAAGGGTCTATGCGGATTCTCCTCACTACCCAGATGGCAGCCAAACTTTAGGGATTTGAACCCTGTGTCCATATCCCCCAATTAAGGACATTTCCACCTGACACCTGGTCCTGTGCAAACGTTGGAGATCTCTGAACCACATTGACAAGGAAGAGAAGTAACTGACATCAGTGTGGACTTCTTCTGCCCAAGATGCCAGATCAAGACTTCACACTTTAACCACATGAGAacccctcttctcctctttctttcctttactctggCTTTGGCCTGGAAAGATAATGCCATCATCTGTATCTCCCAGGCCATTGCTAAGGGTGGTAACCATTCAGACTGCTGGATTTGTCATCAAAAACTTTAATCTGTCTATTAACAGTGCCACTTTAGTGAGAATGGTTTGTGCCCAGACGAGATGTATCTTTGTCTGTGTGGTGGTGATCACTCTCCTTGAGCCTATGAATGCCTGGATGGTGAGCAAAGCCTCCCAGGTTACCTAACTGTGCCCCTAGCTGTTCACAGACAGGCTGAGACACCTCTCTGGTCATCTCTCCTGAATTTACGTCATTGAATTAGAAAGGGCAAACCAGGAGGTTTTCAGTGTTCAGGATTCACTTCCCTTGGCAGGTCCCTACTTTCTTAGCTGGAGTGAGTACAGATGAGGCCATGACCGGGAATCTCTCCTTAACTCTTGAAGATATCACAGAATCTGCTGCTAAAGCAATAGCTGCCCAACAAAAACTCTTAGACTCCCTGGCCAAAGTTATTCTTGATAATAGGATAGTCTTCAATTATCTCTTAGCTGAGCAAGGAGGTGTCTGTGCTGTGGCCAATGCCACTTGCTGCACTTGGATTAGCACTTCTGCGGAAGTTGAAACTCAGCTACATAAGGCTACTGAACAAGCCACTTGGCTTAAGAAAGTGACTCCTTCAATGgagtctttctttgacttatatGATTTTAATTGGTTTGGGTCTTAGGGACCATGATCTGAAGTGCATTCCAAACATTGGAAATTATCCTACTTGTAATAATCAAAGTAGTCTCCTTGGTGCACCGTATTCTCTCAACAGCTTTAAATGCATGTTCGCAGCCACTAACCACCAAGCAAATGGTCCTCGTTCCTAAGACTGGAACatcagaaaaggaacaaagagaatgaCCAACTTAAAAAATGTAAGTCTGACGTCATAACCTGTGACTAGCACTCAGTAAAAGCTGGGAGAGCAACAGAGAGGTAGCTGAGAGTGGTGCCAAGGCCTTAAATTTTGATCACGTCTCTCAGTTAGGCTGAGAGTCTGATCAAAAggggaaatcattaaaaaaaaaaaaagaagaaagaaagaaatagaaacaacagGCCCACATTGAAGTCACTTGTGCTCAGCTCCAcatcagcaaaccaagacttgaAACTTCacctaattgcagtttcagccCCTCCCAGGAGTGTAAACTTTAATCAGCTGATCTGGAATTAACGGTTAGCACTAGTGAGGTAATCCACTGACAGACCCCTGCCTTCCTTTAAAGGAAGGTGCCACTGTTGAAATGATCCGTTCTTGGCTAGAATAACTTCCTTGCCTGGTTTCTCTCTGTCTATAAaagtcttccattttgtacagctcctcagagcccCTTTCTATCTATCTTCTAAATGGAATGCCTTTACGAGTCaatgaataaagccaataaaatctctaaaatttactcagttgaagtttgtttttttaacaatatGATAAAAGATTAGAGATATGCCTCAGTATTGCTACTAAATATATATAcctaaatattaatatttaatggcTAGAATACCGTCAATTTTCTGATTGACATTAATCTGATTGATAAAGTTGTTTACAttgtaagaatatatatttatgccATAGGacttaataaaacttttatttttctttaataagtcCCTAATCATTATTATGCAGCCTGAACTGGCtcccatgaaaaaaataatttttctcaccAGTGAATTATACTCCGCTGCCTCAGAAATACTCACTGAAGCCAGGAGAGTGGCTTCGCTCTCCAAAGAAAGAATTTAGATGAGGAAGACACAGCTGTGAGGGCTGATTCTAGCAGAGGTCCTCATTTATAAGTCATGATAAATAAAacgagaggtgggaggagagaaaaaaataggtcaaagaaataaaaaagtgtgAGGTATTAAAAGATAAGGAGCAAATGACTTTTAAAGGGAAAGCTTGGTTGAGTCATGACGGGCAAGAGCTGAGAACTCCCAGGGGATTCGGCAGTTCTGCAGTCCCCTGTACGAGAGAGGGAACAGAGGTGGGCTTATGTAAGATGCATGGGTGAGGGGTGGTGAGGAAGCTGGGGCCACTAGGTACTAATGCAGCCTCGAGACAACAGTctaggagagaggaaagaagcctAGAAAGAACCAACATGAGGCCATCAGGTGCGAAGACAGCCATGTGCACACAGAAGAGTCGAGAGCACAGGTACAATCCTCGGATCCCTATGACATAGGCCCTGGAGAGAGAATCCAGGAATGATGGCAGCAGAGAGAGCAGGGGCATTTTCTTCTGCCCAGAACGTCTCTGGCTTCCTGGAACTGGATTGAATTAAATGGAGTGGAAATAAACACCTGGGAAAAGTCTAGGAAAGCAATTGTCGTACTTTTTGTGGGGAAAAAGGTGTCCCCAAACTCAGAGTGATCCTTAACCACTCCCACACGTCCTGCATTCATGTGTGTCTCTTCCCAGAGTTAATCACTGACCTAGCCAGGGTGCTAGTGCATGGGTAACTGGGAGAAAAGTGGCAGGTGGCCCTATCTAAGGAAGCTCTTAGTCCAGCACAGGCTGCAACAAACCCCTGAGTATCGAGGGGGCTTCCCCAGGATTGGGCAGATTCCAGGATAGAATAATTTCAGAAGGAACAGCGTGTGGTCTGAAGgagatcatttatttcttttttatttccattcaaaGTATCTAATTTCCATATGAATAGACCATAAGGGTAGAATAAAGAGATAAGGgaacaatttttaattattttaaagctattCATAATTCCTTTGAgccagcccagtagtgcagtGAGGTTCTCAtcttctgcttcggtggcctcaggtttgcaggtttggatcctgggcatggacctagcagtgctcatgaagccacgctgtggcagcatcccacatgaaatagaggaagattggcacaaatactggctcagtgacaatcttcctcaagcacaaagaggaatattggcaacagatgttagctcagtggcaatcttcctcacacaaaaaaaatagatgCCCTTTGTTTTTTCGCTTCCTGTATCTTAAGTGATTAGATCAAATACCCTCTGTAAGTTCAACACCTGCCCTGTGTGTTTACAAATGATAGAAGCAACATTTACATACATTAGAGCAGTTACCACAAAAGGATTTTTCCAGGCCCCCTCCCATTGAAATATATGGTGCACTATCCCTATACATACTCACACGTACTTAAATGCACCCACATGGAAGGTAAATGCAGCTCCCATAAATGTTTGTGCTGTATCAAACAGGTAAAATGTAAAATTGGTACACAcatctatcatttttaaaatcttcttaagTTTGTTGTTTCAGCAAATCTATGACATCTCTTCTAAACAGAAACTAAGggctctctttcttttctccctctctttgctGGGCTAATCTTGAAAAGGTGCGAGTGAAGGGGGTCGTTGTAATTTCTCAGGTCCCTGCCCTAAGCGCGGAGGGTCCTTCTCAAACACTCTTCCATACAGGGCCATCACTAAGACAGGCAAAGGGGCTCCGCCTCGGCTCCTCAGACGTCCGTCTTGTGAAACCTgaccaaagaaagcaaaaaattaacTCCAATGCAGAGCCTGGTCTCCAGCCCAGAGGCATCCCCAGACAACAGCATTCTAAAGCAGCATGAAACAGTCAGAAGACCCGCATTTCAGATCCAAAGGACTAAAGCAGAAGGACTTTGGGTGAAAGTGCAGGAAACAAATCTGTTGCACAAGGAGTTAAGTAAGATAACATAAACAAGAGCTCCTTTAACTGAGACACTGTACAAAGTATTAATTATTACTATCATATTACAACTTCTCAAAATAATGCATGAATGAACTAGGTTGTAGATGCGTTATTTAATGTCTTTAACCTGACCCTTCTACACCATGCAGAGACAGAGAACATTACTTGCAGGCCATCATCCACCATCagtattttactttaatttctcCGCAACCTCATTGTTGCCTTGGATCTCAAAAGTACATTTATGCAGAAAAAGGAACCTCAGATTCTCCATCACAGCCTAAAGATAGTCTAGAACCACATCATAGCTTGTCTTCCACATCATAGCTTCCACGTGTCTTTAAAGTGTTGCTTGTATAATGCAAACCACAATATTGCAATGCTGTCGCATCGTTTCAAAGATTTCCATTATGCAGTCTACCCCTTCTGTTCGAGGAAATTTAACATCCTGGAAACCTCCTACCTCGTAATGTCTCTCCGGGGCAAGCTGACTCCCACTTAGAATGAGCTGTGGGAAAACGTAACTCGTTACGAAAGTGCCGCTGAGGGAAAATTCTTCAAACCTGGTAAACGCTGACCCCGCAGGCTCCCCGCAAGTTCTCAGCTCGGTGGTTTGACACTTGAGTAATGTGCATATctagggaggaaaagaaaagagaagtggtCAGacatcttggaaatattttttcaactgaAAAACTCAATTTCAAGGAATAGAGGAATATTTGTTAGGTTGCTTCTTTAGCAGAGTTTTTCAAACTGCAGGTTGTAACCTATTTGTGGATCCTAAAATAAATTCAGGAGTCAGGattagctctttctttttttcccaagaaagcaaaaatggaatagactagaattttaaaaactagagtTCATTGCATATAACTGACAGCTATTTCTAACTCTAATtggaattatttcataaaatgttccaattaaatctctctctctgcctctctctctctctttttttttttttttggtgaggtagattggccctgagctaacatccattgccaatcctccttttttggcttgaggaagattgtctctaagctaacatctctggcagtcttcctttatttttttgtatgtgggatgttgccacaacatggcttgatgagcagtatgtaggtcctcgcccaggatccaaacccaacaACCTTGGACCCCAAAGCCAATCACGtaagcttaaccactacatgactgagccagcccctaaatatcTCTTTTAACTCATTCACACATCTTGACTGCACTGGGTCAGGATGCGAAATGGACTTCTTGCTCTGGGCCCTAGTTGCAGACTGTTTGAAAATCCCTGCTCCCAAGTAAcctgacaagaaaagaaaatgcatggaAGTTGCAGCTTTTTAAACTTGAACCGGGTCTGCTGCAAACTAAGCAATCTGCCTTGTGTTTCTACCTTGCAGCCAAGAAATCTAGTTCTGTTCTTGCTAAGACTGAACAAATAAAGTGTTCTGGGGGAGAAAGTTCAGTGATAAATGTAACATTATTCCAATTAACTGAATCCAgcccaatttttaaagaaatgcaatgaTGACCTAGAAGAAAAACCAGTAAAAAAGCCATTCTAACGTATTTAGGCCGTTCTACCTGCAAGTAGTACTGGCCTTCCACTGTGTGCAGGCCGTCAAAAGCCCCAAGCGCATACACCTCATCTGTTCGCTTCTCAGACATCTGGTAAGTTAAGTGACAACACAGGTCTTTCTGACAAACTGTGTAATTTCCTGTGTTCTTCTGAAGCTCAGTGAAGGTGAACTCATCAAAATAGATCATCCCTGGAAAATCCGGTTGCTCAGACGGGAACGGCTTGACGCCTCTGGCATAAGCACTCCAGTCAACAGCTGCAGGGTAGGTGGTTTCACGCCGAGGCCGGGACTTCAACTCTGAGAGCATCAGCTGGCCACTCTCCGTTTCCATGTCATAGTAGTACACCTTGACTGCTTCCGGTGCGTAGATTCCACTCCCTACGGGCGacataaagaaacacaaatattgGTTTCAAATTTTGCCTGGAGACAAGTGAACAAAATCATTTTTGTgagaaattaaatagaaagttATGAAAGCATAAACATTTTCAAGATAGATAGGGAGATAGCTGTTCCACGGACATGAGTTCCAACTTGACTCTGCATCCTCCGTAAGGGACTGCTTTCACTGAAATTATCATCTGACTTGGAtggcttattttttttacttaagctACCCTTTTTTTAGCCAACTTAATAACAAACTAGAAAGTTCTCCAAACATGAAGAATAATTTTAGCTGTCCACTGACCTATCCGGTTTCCTTGTTTTGAGATTCTTCATGTGGATCAAGGAATAACGAAGCAGTCAAGAGGGGAGCTGCCCCACCCTGAACACAGAGACGCTAAAGGTTAAACTCTAAAACCTGGTTAAGTCTAAAGTGATGTTTTCCTTCAACAGCAAGACGTATTTCAATAGTATTAATGGGTGTTGGCTGCAAAGTTCTCTAGatctggctttgtttttttatggGACTTGACTTCCTTCTAACTGCAATTTCCCCTCCTGTGGAATTGAGATAATAATGTTTGCCTCCTTCCTTACTCAAAGGGATAACGTTCCTTAAATAACGTTGGTGTAGAAACCCATGCTATTATTAATTTTGTGACATTATAGTTAATGAAAGAGTCATTTAAGAGAAGCATGGCTTGAAAACCAAAGAAGACTTCCGAAGCAGCCCTGCCTCGTGGAGCGTGACGGCGGGAGTTACCGGTCATGTGCATGCTGGTGTTGTGGGTGTTGGCGGCAAGCAGGTTGACCCTCATGGCTCTGGCCCACGCCGAATGGAAGGGAACAGCGGAGAGGAGGGGCAGCGTGTTGTACCAGGCCGTCGGGTAGAGGATGCTGTCCACCTGAAACTCATTGACCACCACCACGGCCGGGTCGTGAGAAAAAATGTCAAAGCAGGTGAAAATGCCAAACTTCCCAAAGGGAGTGTCAAAAGTCACGAACTCTGAATCCTTGGGGAAATCAAATTGAATTTCAGGCGCAAAAAGATTGTACTGTTAacaaaaagcaaaggagaaaactaGTAAGAAAACTGCCAAATAGAGGTGATCAGTCCCCATAGTCTTTTGTCCCATGCATGTTGTCATATTTAAAACTGTTACACATAAACTTATGTAAATCATACCCAGTAGACCAAGGTCTATGAGTTTTCTTGCTATCACATTGatcaaaaactttattttcccaCAACCAATGAGATCATATCTACAAATGATACTTAAAAGGTGAATATTTCTGTCTTAAAACCACAAGTTGAGATTTTGAATCTTACAAATTTCAGATTGTTTTCCACTGTGTTCTTTAAATAACAAGAGCCCTGCGCGAGTGAAGCCTAACACGTGTAATCAAGGAAACTTGTCGCGTCTCTTATAATATTGCTGGGTTTATGTAAGTGCACTGAAGGAGATTTAAAATTAACATAGACAACGTAATAGCCGAACCCCACTTCAGCTGGGCTCAGGTGTACAGCACATGTTTTGCTCAGGTTTGTTTTTGGCCTGATGTGTGCAGATGTGTGCTCTGGCAACACCCCTCCCCCTCGGTGGGGACCCTGAGCTCCTCCGCCCCCGACTCCTGCGGTAGCCCACCCCGCATCCTGCAGTGATGACTCAAGGAAGGCAGGTGGCCTATTGGAGTCAAGGAATGACAAGGCTATTCAAGGTTCCTAGGAAAGAGAAATGCACTCTTGCTCTGGATTTTGTTGCTATAAGAGTGTGAGCTTTGTGTCGAGCAGCCGTATGGCTTCTAAAAGGACAATTATCCTAAAAACATCTGTAATAAGGGCTAAGAGAGCTAGAGCGGTGGATGACATCCTTTGAGCCTCTGAGGGACAGACTGAGTTTCAGACTATAGGTCTGAAGCTAGACCTACTCTctctctaatttatatttttcaggtaCATAAGCAAgggaatttcatatttttaaagacagtttCAGCTGGGATTTTCTGTCACTGCAATCAAAGTCCTAATGGAATCAATGACCTAAAGCTTAgtacaaaatgttaacaaattggGCCGAAAACCAACTCTGGTATTAAATCATGGATAAAACAGagcatttctcctttctcagagAATATTAAAATCTTTGCGAGGTTGTTATCACATCTTTAATATTCTGCCATCTTCTATTTTATGACTAGGTCAAACTCAGAACATTTATATGAGACCTAGGTAAATTAAATCCCTTTTTCAACTAAAATGTAATAATTCAGAGATGTATTCATAACAGTTCTCTCACCAGCGTTCAACAGACAAGTCTACATACAtaacacaaaggaatgaaagaagtaaATCAAGTTGAGCTCAGGCACAAGTAGCTCTCACCTTATGGTAGCGCGCCACCAGCCTGCCCTCAGAATCAAACACCACGTCAGTGTTGTACTGGTAACGACCGTCAGGGGGACACTCAGGGTCACTGGCATTGCATGGCTTCTTGTCCCCAATATTTGCCACGACGTAGATAGAGTTGTCCTTGGCCATGCAGCTGAGCCTCTCTTGTACTGGGGTGTGGCCAAACCTAATTCAATAGATATTGCCTTAAACTTACTCTATCTTAGCAATTTCTGAACTTCCAAAGTGATATTTCATTTGCCCATTACCTGTAACACAACACCTCTAGGTTAAGAATCTACAGAAAAGACTTAAAAACTCACATACAAACATCATCTTCATCTTTGTGAAAGCTAACCTATTCTAATGAGCCAGACTCCAGATTGCAGTGCAAGACGGAAGCACAGAAAAGATGCCGGAGgaacaggagaaagaagagaagtgacACTTTCTCTTGTAAAGGGTTCCCAGGAAAGCAAATGAAGGGCTTGAAATGTAACAGACTCTTCTAACAGGGAGGACCTTTTCTATAATTCAAGCCGCAGTCTTACTAGCAGACAGTAAATAGTTGGTCCCATGTAGATCATCTGCTATAGAGAACAAACACAGCATTGTgcacaagaaatatttttaaaaagcacgtCACTATgctggctcagtttcctcatctgtcaatgCAACATAATGGCTTCCTTTGTACCTTAGAGGGCCCCCGTAAGAAACCCTGAGATAAACACAGGCTATGAAACTGCTTTTTTCAAAGTAATACCAAATCCATCCACATAGGAGATATTTACCCTAGAAATAAAAAGGGATTGAGATGATGAAATAGGTGGAATGATAGCTGGGCTTCAAGTACTCGAAAGGCTCTAATTTGAAGGAGATGAGTCATAGGTAGTACTATAGAGGCAGTACAAAGACCGAAGGAAGTCATAGAGAGACAGATGTCAgcagaaaataatagaaagattTTTAGCACCTAGAACATGCTGTCAAAGAAGTAGATTGACTAGTCATTGGAAATTTCAAGTCTAAAATGGTGCCTCTAGGCACTCAGAGTCCATTCAGTTAGCACGGCTCAATGGCAATGGCTGTGTTTGAATTCTACCCACACTCATTACCAATTATGAGAACATATACCTCCTTgttttcctcatatttaaaatgggaatagttATACTTCTGCATAAATTGAATAAGATAATGTGCTCAGTGCAGCAAGTACAGTGCCTGGGACcaagtaagtgctcaacaaataaaTAGTGGCCCTTATGGATTTTGTGACTACAAGAAGACAACCCAGGAAACTGATGGTTTTATTGCTTTCAGAGGCCATTCGGGTTCTCTCCATAATCTCTCAGCCACTCTACAGTTGATGTTGAGCTAATCTTTGAATAGAAAGGACTGATTTATGAATATTGTTTTAGactgtttcctttattttggCCTCAGGAAAACCGGGGTAATATTGTCAACATTCATATTCATTAagatcattaataaaaatatcatgtattttgtttttattttttttgaccAAATAATTAGGGTACTTCAATATTTCCTATTAGTGCCTCATGAGGAAAGCCCAAGAGAGCATGAGACGTGCCAGTATTCTAAACGACAATATCTAAATACACAAGGTGGACCACATGGCCCTCTCTTATCCATTTTAGGGATAAATATTACCAGGGAAGAAGGAGTGGCTTTCTTTAACAACATTACCGTTATATTAATGGtactttaatatttccttcaggATTTCTGAAAATACTGGATTTCTCCTTTTTACAACACAGAGCTGAAAGCTTGCCATTTGAATAATGTTAAAGTTTCATCAGTCACCTTAAATAGTCAACTTAAAATAATGTGTCagatggagccagcccagtggcatggtggttaagtttgcatgctccacttaggtgcccggggttcacaggttcggatcctgggcacagacctagcaccaatcatcaagccatgctgtggcagcatcccacataaaatagaagaagattggcacaggtgttaggtcagtgacaatcttc encodes:
- the LOC103557083 gene encoding vascular non-inflammatory molecule 3 isoform X1; the protein is MITSYFPKCVAVFALSVLSVGALDTFIAAVYEHAVILPNGTQTPVPKEEALLLMNKNIDVLEKAVKLAARQGAHIIVTPEDGIYGWVFTRETIYPYLEDIPHPEVNWIPCRDPQRFGHTPVQERLSCMAKDNSIYVVANIGDKKPCNASDPECPPDGRYQYNTDVVFDSEGRLVARYHKYNLFAPEIQFDFPKDSEFVTFDTPFGKFGIFTCFDIFSHDPAVVVVNEFQVDSILYPTAWYNTLPLLSAVPFHSAWARAMRVNLLAANTHNTSMHMTGSGIYAPEAVKVYYYDMETESGQLMLSELKSRPRRETTYPAAVDWSAYARGVKPFPSEQPDFPGMIYFDEFTFTELQKNTGNYTVCQKDLCCHLTYQMSEKRTDEVYALGAFDGLHTVEGQYYLQICTLLKCQTTELRTCGEPAGSAFTRFEEFSLSGTFVTSYVFPQLILSGSQLAPERHYEVSQDGRLRSRGGAPLPVLVMALYGRVFEKDPPRLGQGPEKLQRPPSLAPFQD
- the LOC103557083 gene encoding vascular non-inflammatory molecule 3 isoform X2; the protein is MITSYFPKCVAVFALSVLSVGALDTFIAAVYEHAVILPNGTQTPVPKEEALLLMNKNIDVLEKAVKLAARQGAHIIVTPEDGIYGWVFTRETIYPYLEDIPHPEVNWIPCRDPQRFGHTPVQERLSCMAKDNSIYVVANIGDKKPCNASDPECPPDGRYQYNTDVVFDSEGRLVARYHKYNLFAPEIQFDFPKDSEFVTFDTPFGKFGIFTCFDIFSHDPAVVVVNEFQVDSILYPTAWYNTLPLLSAVPFHSAWARAMRVNLLAANTHNTSMHMTGSGIYAPEAVKVYYYDMETESGQLMLSELKSRPRRETTYPAAVDWSAYARGVKPFPSEQPDFPGMIYFDEFTFTELQKNTGNYTVCQKDLCCHLTYQMSEKRTDEVYALGAFDGLHTVEGQYYLQICTLLKCQTTELRTCGEPAGSAFTRFHKTDV